The Gloeobacter morelensis MG652769 genome contains the following window.
CCGCCCATGGCAAAGGCGATCACCCGGCCGAAGGTCGGGCTGAACCCCAGATCCAACAGCATCTGCAGGGCAATAATACCGCTCAACAGTGACCAGACGACGATCTCTGCGGGACTGAACTGCCGCAGCACCAGCGGAAAAACCGCTACCAGGCTCAAAGTGCGCGCCGCGAAGCTTCCCCAAGTCGCCAGGGTTGGGGAGTTCCACAGGCGGCGGCCGGTGCCGACGGTGGGCAAACCTAAGGTCATCGCCTCAACGTACCGACGGCCACAGGCCGTTCGGGGCTATCAACAGGTCGCACCAGCCGTCGCCGGCCGCCAGCCCCTGGATATACTGCACAAAAGCGGCGCACTCGTCCTCCAATAAGGGGCAGCCCCAGAGTTCCGCCAGGGTGTCGGCCTTGAAGCGGGTGCGCTTGGGCCACTCCACCACCCGATAGCGGCGGACCAGATCGCCCAAGAAGGCCACCGGTTCGGTGCCCTGCAAGCGCAACCATTTGGGGGCAAATTCCATTTTGATCACCCAGCCGCGCTCGCGGGCAAAAAAACGGTGGCCGCCGGCCAGCACCTTGGACTCAAAGCCCTGAGTATCGATCTTGATATACACAAACTGTTGCTCAGGGACATCCGCGAGCAGTTCGTCGATGGTGACGGCAGGCACGGTGACGGTCCTCCAGCCGCGCTCACCCCGAACACGGTTGTCCTGACTCGAATGCGGATTAAGTGCGAAGCTTCCACCGCTGGGGGTATCGGAACAGATGGCAGCCACCAGATGATAGTTGGTACATTTATTCTGCCGCAGATTTTTCTCCAGAACAGGCACCAGCAGCGGCGACGGCTCGACAGCAATAATTCGGCACTCGGGATTACGGGCAAAGTGCAGCAAAGCCGTAAAGCCGTAGTTGGCTCCCACGTCCAGATAGACCGCAGGCCGGAAGCGAGCGGTGATTTCTTGCTGGATCGGACAGAGGATGTCCGCCCAGTAACCGGGCTGCAGGTACATGCGCCCACCATAATCGCGAATGTCCACCGTTAGAGAAAAATCGCCGAAGTCGACGGTCCGGTACGGCCTGAGCCCCCGGCGGATATTCTGGTAGAGCCGATGAAGCATGTCAGCTTTTGGTGCTGTGAGTAGGACTCAGGACGTTGAAATTCACAGAAGGCAGGTGATCGCTGTAGGTGTTCATCTGTTTGAACAAGCTGCGGCGCGCACCCTGGCTGCGGCCCAGTCCCCGGCGCAACCGCACGATGCCCTTGAGTACCCCGAACCAGTTGCCGTCGTCGATCTGTTGCGCCAGGGTTAGGGTCTCGGGGGCAAAGGCAGCCACATCCGCCGCGTGCACAATGTGTTCATTTTCGTAAAGGCTGCGGCTTCGTTCGGTGGGCGGATACATCGCAGGCAGCAGGTTGCGCGGGTCGCGCACCAGGATGTGCACGCCGTTCCACCAGGTGGAGCGCGCCTGCTGCTGTTGGGAGGGAGACATGTTGGCGGGATGGCAGGGTGTGTAGGCCTCGAAGATCAGCTTGAACTCGGGATGGGTAATCAAAAAATCGCGGTTGGCCTGCCGGACATGGCGATAGTTGCTATCGTCGACGACAATCACGGCCTCGGGATGCAGGTGCGGCAGCGCCAGTTCGAGGCACATCAACTGGCTGCGGTAGTCGTGGGGGCCGTCGACAAAATAGACCGCTACTTTGCGTCGGCCGACGGCGGAGTGCAGATCCCCAAGGGCGTCTTCGTAGTCCTTATTGATGACGTGGGCATTATCAAGACCGAGGCGGGCGGACCGCTGGCGGACGATCTCCAGGTTTTTGCCCTCGGGATCAAAAAAGGCAAAGTTGTCGACGCCGTAGCAAGGCATCTCCCGGCAGGCCATCGCTACCGAAAGCAGTGTCAGGCCCTGATAAACGCCCACCTCCAGGTAACAGGTATCGTTATCGCCTGCAAACAGCCGGGCGAGTCGTTGCAGGCAACCCACCAATTTCTGGCCCGAAAAGCCGGTCAGCACTCCGGGCTCTGCGGCGACCAGGGCACTTTGGGATTCCGCCAGCTGAATGGCGTTGATCATTTTTTCGATCATGCTGATGGTCCTAGAGGTTGAAGGTGTGGCGAATCTGCAGGTGCCATAGCTTCTAGCAGCTCAAACCGACCGGTATGTACTGGGGATCTCAAACGCCCCAAGGCATGCCGTACCGGCCGTTGCGCCTATAGAAATAGGCCAGGTGGTCCTTGAGGTAGGTGCAGCGGCTGATGTCGGTGCAATAGTGCCATCCCAGCTGCGTGCGACCGTTCGCCTGCAAGAACGCTTCGACAAAAC
Protein-coding sequences here:
- a CDS encoding FkbM family methyltransferase; amino-acid sequence: MLHRLYQNIRRGLRPYRTVDFGDFSLTVDIRDYGGRMYLQPGYWADILCPIQQEITARFRPAVYLDVGANYGFTALLHFARNPECRIIAVEPSPLLVPVLEKNLRQNKCTNYHLVAAICSDTPSGGSFALNPHSSQDNRVRGERGWRTVTVPAVTIDELLADVPEQQFVYIKIDTQGFESKVLAGGHRFFARERGWVIKMEFAPKWLRLQGTEPVAFLGDLVRRYRVVEWPKRTRFKADTLAELWGCPLLEDECAAFVQYIQGLAAGDGWCDLLIAPNGLWPSVR
- a CDS encoding class I SAM-dependent methyltransferase produces the protein MIEKMINAIQLAESQSALVAAEPGVLTGFSGQKLVGCLQRLARLFAGDNDTCYLEVGVYQGLTLLSVAMACREMPCYGVDNFAFFDPEGKNLEIVRQRSARLGLDNAHVINKDYEDALGDLHSAVGRRKVAVYFVDGPHDYRSQLMCLELALPHLHPEAVIVVDDSNYRHVRQANRDFLITHPEFKLIFEAYTPCHPANMSPSQQQQARSTWWNGVHILVRDPRNLLPAMYPPTERSRSLYENEHIVHAADVAAFAPETLTLAQQIDDGNWFGVLKGIVRLRRGLGRSQGARRSLFKQMNTYSDHLPSVNFNVLSPTHSTKS